The following DNA comes from Hordeum vulgare subsp. vulgare chromosome 3H, MorexV3_pseudomolecules_assembly, whole genome shotgun sequence.
ttacatatcctacgaatatctttatctgttgaacctctatgtcaaggattcagttaatctcgtataacattccccttgtccttcggtatgttactttcccgagattcgatcgtcggtatctagatacctatttcaatctcgtttccggAAAGTttgtttactcattccgtaatacaaaatcccgtgactaactctttagtcacattgcttgcaagccttgttcgtgatgttgtattaacgagtgggctccgagatacctcttcgtcatacggagtgacaaatctcagtcttgatccatgctaacttaaCGGACACCTTTGTAGATATacatatagagcacctttatagtcacacagttacgttgcgacgtttgatacacacaaggcattcctatggtgttagtaagttacatgatctcatggtcataggaatgtatactagacatgcataaaacaatagcaataaaataacacgatcacatgctacgttcatagtttgggtcttgtccatcacatcattctcctaatgatgtgatcccatcatcaagtgacaacacttgtctatggctaggaaacattaaccatctttgatcgatgagctagtcaactagaggcttactagggacagtgttttgtctacgtatccacacatgcatttgtgtttccatacaatacaattatagcatggataataaacgattatcttggaaacaggaaatataataataactattttattattacctctagggcatatttccaacagtatcgtgTCGCCGAGACTCCACGTCGTCGATGTATCACATGAAACGTCGGTCCACCAGCGACCTCCGTCCAGCAGCTGCTCCAAAACAATGCCCTCATGAGGGAGAGCAACACTGAGAGCGTCGCCATTGTCTGATCTGGGATATCAGGATCTGAGGTTTTCCCTTGAGGAGCGCGAGTGGGTAGAAGCTAGTTGCAATGGTGATGCCTTCAGCGTAAAGACGCGTAGACGCCGTTGTCGcttcaatagcatcggcagtgtTCCACCCATATGAAGAATTTTGGAGCGTCGTGAGCAAATATTTGAATGACATACTCGTTTTTACCATCTTTGGATAGAAAAATCCAGTAATCATATGCGGTTTTCTACCACGCAGCACACTAACTTTCATCCTAACCGCCAGCCGGAAAGCAAGTGCAGGATCAATCCTAGTCGATTCAAATAAGGGTCGTAGTTAGGCCGGGAATAATTCAgcaaaatttgagcgattcacgcGACTAGCGGTCCAATAGGGCCGAATTTACGAATCAACAAAACAGTTAGAGGGGAAATGACGCTTACCCAGGTGTAATCCATGAATAATCCGCCGCCAATTCTACCCAATTCTCTCCACGTTCGACGGGCTTGAGAGCCTCCTCCCCCGACATCGCTGCTTAATCCAGATGGGGATGCGAGGGTAGATCTAGTGAAGGGCATGGCGGCGACGAAGGCTGCACGATGGCGGGGGAGGGGCAGAGCGACGCGGCGTTGTAGTGGCTCGAGCTCGAGGTTCAGACAAGCCCATCTGAGTTGTATCAATGCGGCCCCACACGTCACAACGGTCAAAGGAGGACCCGTTCTAACGCAGCCCTACTCGTCGGAGTAAACGGTCAAACCATTGACTCGACGACATCCTCCGCTATGACCATTTGTGAGGGTTTCGGACAAGgaagtaggaaaaatgagcaaaagttaagagtatGAAGATGAATGAGTACAACTAAGAAACGGGGGCATAGATGTAAAAAAAAAACAATTATCAATAGAAAGAACGTACCCGATAATTGTCGGAGGGATTGAATGTCAAATATGTGATGCAAGTAGCCTTAAAATTTATTTAGAATAAGTAAATTTTCTAATCCATTAGATTAAGATCCAACGGCCaactttctttcttcttcctctctaatTGTTCCTGCTCACACAAAATTGACTTAAGAGCATCTCAAGGTTGAGCCGCAAATTTTTTCCCGGATCCGTTTGCGGACAGGGTGATCAATAGGTGGACTTGGATGCAGGAAGACGACATCTAACCGTAATCGCATACATCtggcctttctctttttttctttcaagTCCACGCGATCAAACAGCCACATGCAAAACTGAAATCGTCCTTAGAGATGACAACGGAAAGATCATCATCAACGAAAACTGAAAGATTGATTTCTGTGTAGATGTTCTCACCACATAAGCTTTGGCTTATCTCTTGCGGCAGGATGTAATCGTCTTGTAATTAACTTAAGATGTGATTGACTAGCTTTGAACAATATAAAAGGGACTAGTGAATAAGTTTGCTCATGAACTTACTAGGTTGGCAAGAGTTTCTGCGACAATGGAGTGGTTTGAGGAGCCTATGGGTGATATTGTACTTTACAGACCATGTAGCCGTTAATTTCaattaataaagttgttatttttCATAGGAAATAACGCTCACATGGATGTTTTGCTTGCTCATGACTAATCTTGAAAAGTAAAGGGAAAATGTAAGGAGAAGCACCGCACCACACCTCTTCCATGCGGCGGCTTGCACAGTCCCATGTACATGTAAGCATCTTCTACATCATACTTACATCATTGcattaattttttttaattttgaaaataatttatctcacatattaataatttgattgaagattctccttcattgttaggttcgtctcgacgacgagaccttcaaaataagatcacatgttgacatgtttcgttAATTATTTTTTTGTCGTTTCTAGTTGCCACATTTATGTTACATAGTTGTCATCTTACGGATGTACAGTTGTCACAACAGTTATACATAGTTATCAGGACAATAATTTTATAATTTTTAAGTACTGCAGTGTTATGTGAAGCTAAAAAATTGGTATTAAAGCACTAACAATaagcaagtaaatgcatgaaccaACACAAATACAATGAATCAAGCTTTATAGCAGGGTATATCAACATTCATAAACCTAAAAACTAAGTTGATTTAATGAGAGAACTATGTGACAAATAACGTGACAGGTAAGTGGTAGTAATCTGGCAAATATCGATGAAAAAAGTTATCGAAACATGTccacatgagatctagttttgaagatctcgtcgcgataaAGTCAATGATGAAAATGGATCATTAATTGAGATAACGGTTTTGGAGATAAAAAATTTTAGAATGCAAAATCAAAAGAATATGTAATGATATCATGTTGCATGCATCCAAGAAATAAATAGAAGACTTAGCACGGGAAAGACTAATATGTGGCACCGCTCCCTAGTGAAGTCCAAAAGTAAAACCAACCCTAGAGGGCAAGTTGTCATGCTCATACAAATTTTTTTGTCTATCATCCAACAAACATAGAATTCTTTTTTGGGCTATGGATTGAAAAAATTGATATGGTTGGTTTTGGACACAGACCAAACTAGGCGAACAAGCCTAATTAACAGCCAAGGCAAACGCATAGCACTGACAACCGGCCATATATATGAATGAAGCCAAAACATACACAACGTCATCAAGAAGATCAGACCAGAGTGGTGACTTCACTGGAGCCTCCTCGCTGTTGTCCTGGCAATGGCAttggcatgtggtggtggtggtgccctGGCcgcgacagcagcaacaacagtggcAGTTGCAGGAGGAGGCTGGAGATGATCAATGCGGACGCTGATGGCGAGCACGTCGCCGGACATCAACTCGTGCGGCACCGCCAAGAACATCCCCTGCCCGGGCACCGGCGGGCCGGCGGACAGGGGGCTGCTGCCCACGGCGGAAGCCATCATGACCATCATGTCCTTGTCGCCGCCCGGGTGCTCCACCGAGAGCTTGCACCAGAAGTGGGGCGCCGCGGGCAGCGCCGCGGCGCCGTCGGGCCTGACGCAGAGCAGCGACACTGCGGTGGCCGCGACGCCCAACTCGGCCAGGGACACGAGGAAGACGCTACGGTCCTCCTGGCCGACCACCACGTGCCACCGCTGCGCCAGCGGCAGGCTGAGGGTCCACGGCCGGCCGTAGCGCACCTGGATGATGGGCCGGGAGTGCTCGGCCGCGCAGTGGTCGAGGAGCGCCGCCGGGGGGCCGAGGAAGGCGCAGCCCGGCTGCGGGCACGAGCAGGGCATCCAGGGGCACGCGCGCTTGTGCTCCGCCGCGCCGTGGTACACGACGAACCGGTCGCAGCCCAAGTCCCTGTACGCGCACGGCACCTTGGTGGCGCCCACGACGGCGTCGAGCTCGGGGCAGGGCGTGTCGGCGCGGCCGCAGGCCTCGCCGTGCGCGCCGCGGCAGTAGCCGCACACCACGTGCCCGGTCTCGCACTGCGGTTCATCACAAGGAGACCACGGCGGCATGAAAGATCGTCGGAGAAACCGCCATGGATTTCCACAAATCGTACGTACGTACCTTGAACACGCGGGGCTTGAGGGGGAGGAAGCAGGCCTGGCAGTGGAGCAGCGCCACGTCCATCCTCACGTCGATCTGCGCCGGCGCGGGCGCAGGAGCCGCCCCGACCAGGGCCTCCGTCGCAGCCGCCACTCCCGGGCTGCCGCCATGGGACGTCAGCTCGCCCTCCTCCCGCTCCTCCTCCACGTCCTCCTCCTGCTGCGGCTCCTGCTTCACCACGGCCTGGTACCGCGCCTTCTTGCCGCCGTGCTCGCCGTTGCACGCCGGCATCGACGGCAAACACCTCTTGTCCTGCCCGGCCATGCCGCCCTCGATCCAACTAACTACTCCCACCCCCTGCGACCAAGCCCAACAAGATCCCACCGGTTTACACGGAGTAGAGTAGAACGGAACGGCTTCCGCTAAGAGAGACTGCGTCGTGGCTGTGCTGCCCGTCTTTTTTACTCCTATATATACGTAGCATGACTCAAGATGTGACAGTTGTTGTTCATACCACGTCCGATCAAACGGCAAGAAACGGGTTCTCTAAAAGGGAGGGGAGCTGTGATACCACTTAAGTTTAGCTAGTCATCGATTGCTTACGTGGACGAAACGCGGGACAATCTACGTGTTGCTGCTCCCTTGAGTAAAGTCCGTTTTAAACTCTGAACTTATACGCCTCGTCGATTTTAAACCCCAACCTCCATATCCTGGGAATCGACACCCCCAACTCTCTAATCCCGGTTGCTTTGGCCCTCATCGTTGTATCCAAACGGGGAAAATGCTGGGATCGCTTAGTCAGCAGGGTTTTGTGGGTCCCATCCCGCTTGGTCGCTGGAAACACAAAATGTTTCAGCCGGACCAGGTCGCAGCGACGCCTCTCCCTCTGTTCGCCCCTTTCCCCTCTCTGTGGACGCATCAGCTTCCTCCTGCGCCGGCAATGGCGATGCAGAGCGAATGATCGCGGCGACCTCCGACGACCACGCCCGCAGCAAACGAACATGTGCGTTATCCTCTTCCTCTACAAACAATCTGGAGTTTTTGACCTCCTTCCTAGagttaggtttagggttttacaCGGGATGAAAGGTGCGGTTTTGGGGGGGATTTGTTTTCGTTTAATCTGTTGTTTTGGgggcaacatcttgtactattAATCTAGAGTATGGTTTTGGGACTGATTAATGATATGCATTATTTTGTAGCAAAGTAAATCATCTGAACTAACTGAATCCCATTGTTCATTTCAGTTTATTTCTGAATATTCAGCATGGATCCAGGAGAGGTGCTGAATGTGAGGTTTCACTTTGGAGGGGAGTTCATCCGTATTGGCCCATCTCTTGATTATGTTGGAGGAGATACTGCAATGTCTGTTGTTGAGAGGGATAAGTTGTCACTGCCTGAGTTGAAGGGATTTTTGGCTGATCATTTGACAATGAAAGAGAGCATGAAGTTGTATTTTCTTATGCCAGGGAGAGATTTGGTTAATGGATTACTTTTTCTCTATACTGATGAAGGTTGCATGAAGATGTCAGATTACATTACAGATGCAGGGGTTCATGACATCTATGTGGAGTACAATGGTGAGCAAGATGATGCAGATGAGGAAGATAGTACCTCTGATTTTGAAAAAGATGAATTGCATGACCTAGTGAACAATGGCAGTGAGGGTGAACCAGATGCAGTTATCactgcagaagaagaagatgttatGCAAAGCAATGTGCAACAAGTTGGTTCAGTCCAAAAGTCAGGAATTTTGGAACATATTCTGGTTCCAAATGAAGGTGGAGTGGTTACTCAAGTGATCAAAAGCCCTGTGAAGCATAATTTCAGAAGTGGTGATCTTTCCCAATGTTCTCAAGTAGTCAATCCATCTCAGCCAGTAGTTGCTAGCCAAGTTATACCTCCAATTCCAGAAGTTGTAGAAAATGGTGAAGACTCTGAGGATTCAGATGACCCTGATTATGTGGCACATACTGATGATAGTGGGGAAGAATGAGAGGTGGTTGAGCTGAGAAAGCATGCCAGAAAATTCAAGAAGAAGATGAAAGCTTCAGAAATTTGGTTTGCAAAGGAGTCATCAGGTCCAGTTCCTATTGAGCTAGTGGCTAATGTTGAAGAAGTTGTACAACACATGGAGTTTTAGTCCTCTGATGAGGACTACTcttatgatgaagatgaagatgggcAGATGGTGAGAAGGAACAACAAGTACATTAGGTTTAATCCTGATTCATAAATTCCACAATTTAGTTTGGGAATGGTTTTCAAAAGCAAACATCAGTTGGTGAAAGCAGTGAAGAGGTATGGGCTTGCTACTAAAAGGAGCATCTCTTTTTTGAAATTTGAGGGGCAGAGGGTGAGAGCTAAATGTGACTCGCCTAATTGCCCATGGATGCTGTATGCAGCAAAGACAAGtagatgttctaggtttcaaatAATCACCATTGAAGATGAACACCAGTGTGCACAAAACAGAGAGAATAAGCTTGTTACTACCAAGGTGATTGCAAAAAGATATGAGCACATCATCATAGCCAATCCACTTTGGAAAATTGACAGCATTAAAGTCACAGTGCTGAAAGACATGTTTGCTGATGTGTCAGTTTCAAAATTCAAGGCAGCAAAGAAAATTGTTCTGGATAAGCTCATGTGTGGGATGAAAAGTGAGTACACAAAGGTATTTGACTACCAATTGAAACTGCTAAGGAGCAACCCTGGCAGTACAGTGGCCATAACCTTAGATCcaacaaatatggaacataacatattTCAGCAATACTATGTTTGCTTCCATGCAATGAAGCAAGGCTTTAAAGCAGGGTGCAGGAAAGTCATTGGACTAGATGGATGCTTTTTCAAGGGAGCTTGTCAAGGTGAACTATTGGCTACAATTGGAAGGGATGCTAATAATCAAATGTATCCACTGGCTTGGGCAGTGGTTGAGAAAGAGACCAATGATAGTTCGAAGTGGTTTATTGCATTATTGATCAAAGACTTGGATATCAATGATCAAGGAGCAGGATGGGTCTTTATTTCAGACCAACAGAAGGGATTGATCACCAGCATGAGGGACTATCTTCCCAAAGCACAACATAGAATGTGTGCTCGACACATTTATGCCAACTGGAGGAAGAAGCACAAGGACCATGAATTCCAGAAAAGATTTTGGGCAATTGCTAAGTCTGCAAACAGAGAAGATTTTAATTACAACAAGGCCAAGCTTGCACAACTCACTCCAGAAGGTGCTAAGGACATCATGAGGACAGAGCCAAAGCATTGGGCTAGGGCATTTTTCCCATCTGGAGCAAATTGTGAATCTGTTGATAACAATCTTTGCGAGTCATTCAACAATGCCATTATAGAAGCAAGGTTCTATCCCATTATCTCACAACAAGAAATGATTAGAAAGAAGGTGTATGTGAGAGTGCAAGAGCAGAGATCCAAAAGTGCAAAATGGAAGGGTAAAATTTGCCCCAatattttgaggaaattgaatgtgAGCATTAAGATGACACAATATATTGAGGTGCTATGGAATGGCAAGGAGGGCTTTGAGGTGAGACACATGAAAGGGAGAAGAAAACAATACACAGTGAATCTTGAAAGGAGGAACTGCACTTGTGGTTATTTTCAGCTGGCAGGCCTGCCTTGTTGTCATGCCATTGCAGCTATCTACAAGAGTGGAAGGAATATAGAGGACTATATTGACAAGTGCTACTACATAGAAACATTCAACAAAATATATGAACACTGTCTACAACCTGTGCAAGGGGAAGAAAGCTGGCCTGTTTCTGATAAGCCTAGGCCTATGGCACCTGGGTACATTGCCATGCTAGGAGCTAGGAAAAAGAACAATGATAGGAGGAGAGAAGAGGGAGAAGCACCTAAGGGTAAGAAGTTGAGCAAGCATGGCTGTCAGATTACTTGTGGATCATGTGGGGGTCAGGGACACAACAAAAGTTCTTGTAAAAATATGGAGATAGAACCAAAAAAATAAGATCACATCTTGGGAAAAGAGGGAGAAATCAGAGAGAAACAGAGGTACTTTGAGCTACTTGCAGTTCTCTGTTTTCTATACTTTGAGCTGCTTGCAGTTCTCTATTTTCTATACTTTTGAGCTACTAAGCATTTCTTCTTTCCTCTGTTGAATTTGCAGCAAGCAGAGACTGATGCATCGAAAAGCAGAGCAGGGAGAGAAGCTCCAGGAAGAGGGAGATGAGCATCAACAGCAGGGAGAGAAGCTCCAGGAAGAGGGAGAGGAGCAGCACCAGCAGAGAGAGAAGCTCCATCAAGCTCACAAGCtccagggagagggagaggagcagcAACAGCAGGGAGAGGAGCTCCATCAAGCTCACAAgctcgagggagagggagaggagcatCAACAGCAGGGAGAGGAGCTCCATCAAGCTCACAAGCtccagggagagggagaggagtagGGAGAGGAACAGGGTGGATGTCATACTTTACTGCAAGTGGCAATTGCTAAAGATGTTTTCCAGCTAATGGTTTAGATCTTCAGTAATTGTGTTAATGGCAGCTAGTGTTATTATGACTATTGTGTGAACTTGTGAACATATTTTGCTTTTGTTCTCAGTTGTTTGAACTTGTGTTAATGTGGAGCTGGCATTCTGAACCTGTGTTACTACAGCTTGCATTATGACTATTGTGTGAACTTGTGAACATATTTTGCTTTTGCTGTTGGTTGTTTCAACTTGTGTTAATGTGGGGATGCCAAGATATGCTACCAATTTCATTACCGCCAATTTCATTACTTCCAAAATAACACAATATATCCATTACAACCTCATTGATTCAGTACATCACTAGCTAGCCCTAATATTTCCTATGAAAGGAACTGCTTACATATCAGTAACGGTGCAACTAAACCAGCAACAAAGAAAACCATGCCATAAATCAAAGACTTGTACATCTGCATCTCATCTTTACTAGCACATCTAGCTCTAATTTCTGCAACCAACTCATTTTTCTTCTGCAATTCCTCTCTTAAAAGAGCAACCTCTCCTTCTCTTGAAGAACCATCAAGCTCATCCTCCAACCTCCACACTTTATCCCGTAGATCACCCAACAATTGACGCAAAAATGGTGTCGTTGGGTTGTCATGCCAGTCAATGAAGCCATGTTGTCCAGTTCATCATAGAAAGTTCAGAGATTCAGACGAAAGTAAAAAAGAACAGAAACAAAACTTTCGAGAAATCAAGCATACCCGAGTATCTACGCACGAATAGTATCTCCTGCCAGGGTTCGCCGGACTCGAGGAGATCCACCGCGGCGCCTTCTTGCCGCACTGCTCGCATTTCCTTGCCGGCTCATACCCCAGCGGTGGCTCCCGATATGGAACCGGAGACCTGGCAGCCTTGCCTCTCCTTCGAAGGCCTCCGCCGTGAGAAGAAGCCAACGAAGCACCAGAGGAGAAAGACATGTCGCcgggaggaaccctatctctttgtCCTTGCGGTGGCGGCGCTACTCTGTCGCCGGGAGGGAGATGGGgagagatggggagagagggcCCACGGATTCCCCACCGCCGGGAGTACTTAAGCAGCAAATCCTCTCATCAGACAACGATGAGGGCCTAAGCAACCGGGATTAGAGAGTTGGGGGTGCCGATTTCCGGGATTTGGAGGTTGGGGTTCAAAATCGACGACGCGTACGAGTTGAGGGTTTAAAACGGACTTCACTCCTGCTCCCTTCGTTCGGGTTTGTAAGACGAACGCGGAGCGAATTCTTGCATGATTTCAAAATCCAGTGTCGCGCACGGTCAATTTTAGTACTTACCGCCGCCGGCCACATTTCCTGCATGAATTCTAGCAACACCACACGGATAAAAACCAACGGTGAAATGGTAGGAAATAGGTTACGCGgtggcaaggcacgctttagaACATTCAACCAATAGATTATCATTGATGATGTACCCAACATGATAATTTGCCCGTTCtaattagagcaagtacaataggatgacgtagacgggctgtaagacttaaaataatatatttgtgatgagttggaagagagagagaggagaagcgGGCTACAAACTAACAGACGGCTGTAACGCGTGCTCCTACGCACTTTATGAGTGAGGATGGTGGACCCTGTATCAATAAAATAGTACTTATTTACATCTATCTATTGTATTTGCCGGCTATAAGTTTAACTATAGATAATGTGTCAACCTCATATAGCCGGCAGTTGGCTGTACTATTAACCATCCTCTTACTTGAATGTATTTTAAGTCTCCAAGCAGAATATTGTCACCAAAATGAAACTTGcattgcttctttctttttctttttttgccatTTTTGAAACTTTCTCTTTCGTGCTAACCATATCAAATTAAAATTTGGAAACACTAGTATCGGTAATGTATAGTTTGTATTTGGAAGGTGCTGGCTAGCGTAGGCTAATTTATAGCGTGCCATGTGCGCCCCCATTCCCTCTGCAAATATTCacgatgctcgatgtcgtgtagcaCGTCCCGAGATAGGCATGGGTGGGCTTGGTTCCTGTTTTTGTCATTGCTTTAAAATGTTGGCTGGTGACCCTAGAAATTGGAGGAGATCTTGTATTCTTGGAGTTGAAATCGTCTCAACAatttgaacctattttttttatcGTATTCTCCCTTTTAGTGCAGACACCTATAACATCCAACCTTTTGTTGGGAGGCGATTCGCAAACAAGAAATAATAGAACTTTCACATCTGCACATCGATGATGGCCAAATTTATTTTTCAGCGTGTGCTAACCTAAGAAGCTGGCGGGCACTTAGGGAATCGAATGCGttgatttggtttcctttttcTGTGGCAATTTTCGAAATTTGCAGGGCGAACTTTCTGAAATCCCAgcccctttttctcttcttcaatCAGAATTTCTAACTTATAGAAGGTTTCCGACCTGAAACTTGTACGA
Coding sequences within:
- the LOC123441303 gene encoding putative E3 ubiquitin-protein ligase SINA-like 6, which produces MAGQDKRCLPSMPACNGEHGGKKARYQAVVKQEPQQEEDVEEEREEGELTSHGGSPGVAAATEALVGAAPAPAPAQIDVRMDVALLHCQACFLPLKPRVFKCETGHVVCGYCRGAHGEACGRADTPCPELDAVVGATKVPCAYRDLGCDRFVVYHGAAEHKRACPWMPCSCPQPGCAFLGPPAALLDHCAAEHSRPIIQVRYGRPWTLSLPLAQRWHVVVGQEDRSVFLVSLAELGVAATAVSLLCVRPDGAAALPAAPHFWCKLSVEHPGGDKDMMVMMASAVGSSPLSAGPPVPGQGMFLAVPHELMSGDVLAISVRIDHLQPPPATATVVAAVAARAPPPPHANAIARTTARRLQ